In the Pristiophorus japonicus isolate sPriJap1 chromosome 5, sPriJap1.hap1, whole genome shotgun sequence genome, one interval contains:
- the LOC139264261 gene encoding interferon-induced protein with tetratricopeptide repeats 5-like: MSNTLNDCLKAKLGELQCQFTWAPQKDSIDLEDMKYRLHNLIQAGVKYQAMSYNHLAFVNCLQGNCEEAIQNLKEAEKILRENHEHEFKRRSIITYGNYAWVYYHMGQLTEAQSYLDKLERICKQLTDGSRYTALIPEVYGEKGWSLLSSAAQYYEEAKECFEKALEEDPDDTEWNAGYATVLFRLEGGPGISENGEPSQSVKQLRRVLELDPDDSVAMVLLALKLQESKQKEKALQLVEQALQKSPDLPYVTRYAARFLRKEGDVEKAIELLKKALEIIPHSSFLHHQVGLCYRNKVYQLINHPGSKDPSNPAFQQKAELINQCKYHFEKAFEQKPSFIFARLDFAKICSLNGEYLKAEKIYSDFLQLEDNHPDKQSVYLQIGLFELHQKRSESNAINYFLEGLKFQRDTKAWQLCHENLRKIVTKQIDRNPRNSKAFGVLGLLHQQDGKKCKAIECFEKALEFDCGNEEYLSALCKLRLSISQ, translated from the exons ATGAG CAACACACTGAACGATTGTTTGAAAGCGAAACTCGGCGAGCTTCAATGTCAATTCACGTGGGCCCCACAGAAAGACAGTATTGACTTGGAGGACATGAAGTATAGATTACACAATTTAATACAGGCTGGTGTGAAATATCAGGCCATGTCTTACAACCACCTCGCTTTTGTAAACTGTCTGCAAGGCAACTGTGAAGAGGCAATTCAAAACTTAAAGGAAgctgaaaaaattctgagggaaaaTCATGAACATGAATTTAAAAGAAGAAGCATCATCACCTATGGAAACTATGCCTGGGTATATTATCACATGGGCCAACTGACAGAGGCCCAGTCCTACCTCGACAAGCTGGAGAGGATCTGTAAACAATTGACTGATGGCTCTCGGTATACAGCGCTGATACCTGAAGTATacggggagaagggttggtcactGTTGAGTTCTGCTGCTCAATACTATGAAGAGGCAAAGGAATGTTTTGAGAAAGCTCTGGAGGAAGATCCTGATGATACTGAATGGAATGCTGGCTATGCGACTGTTCTGTTTCGTCTGGAAGGAGGTCCTGGTatctcagagaatggtgaacccaGTCAATCAGTGAAGCAGTTGCGACGTGTGCTGGAACTTGATCCAGATGACTCTGTCGCCATGGTGCTGTTGGCTCTAAAACTGCAAGAGTCCAAACAAAAGGAGAAAGCACTGCAATTAGTTGAACAAGCATTGCAGAAGTCCCCTGATCTTCCATATGTAACTCGTTATGCAGCAAGATTTCTGAGAAAAGAAGGAGATGTGGAAAAAGCTATAGAGCTGTTGAAGAAAGCATTAGAAATTATCCCACACTCTTCCTTCTTACACCACCAAGTAGGTCTGTGTTACAGAAACAAAGTATATCAGTTGATCAATCATCCAGGCAGCAAAGACCCTAGCAATCCTGCTTTTCAACAGAAAGCTGAATTGATCAATCAATGCAAgtaccattttgaaaaggcatttgagCAGAAGCCATCATTTATTTTTGCACGATTAGATTTTGCAAAAATCTGTTCATTAAATGGGGAATATCTCAAAGCAGAGAAGATCTACAGCGATTTCCTGCAATTAGAAGATAATCATCCTGATAAGCAGTCCGTATATTTGCAGATTGGGTTATTTGAACTGCACCAGAAAAGATCGGAATCAAATGCCATCAACTATTTTCTGGAAGGACTTAAATTTCAACGTGACACAAAAGCTTGGCAATTGTGTCATGAAAACTTGAGAAAGATTGTAACAAAACAAATTGACAGGAATCCCAGAAACAGCAAGGCCTTTGGTGTTCTTGGGTTACTGCACCAGCAGGATGGGAAGAAGTGCAAAGCTATTGAATGCTTTGAAAAGGCCTTGGAGTTTGATTGTGGCAATGAAGAATATCTAAGTGCTCTTTGTAAATTACGCCTTTCTATCAGTCAATGA